One Fundidesulfovibrio putealis DSM 16056 DNA segment encodes these proteins:
- a CDS encoding integrase core domain-containing protein, whose product VALADWAEQRGVVLEFIQPGKPTQNSYIERFNRTFRHEVLDFYVFSRLSEVREIVEDWVKQYNEQRPHESLGDLTPSEYLVFNSPEVSTFDWH is encoded by the coding sequence AGTAGCCCTGGCGGACTGGGCGGAACAACGTGGTGTGGTGTTGGAATTCATCCAGCCCGGCAAGCCAACGCAGAACTCGTACATCGAGAGATTCAACCGCACCTTCAGACACGAGGTGCTGGATTTCTACGTGTTCAGCAGGCTGAGCGAAGTCAGGGAGATCGTGGAGGACTGGGTGAAGCAGTACAATGAACAGAGGCCCCATGAGTCGCTCGGAGATCTCACGCCCTCCGAGTACCTCGTCTTCAACTCACCGGAGGTCTCAACTTTCGACTGGCACTAA
- a CDS encoding tyrosine-type recombinase/integrase encodes MKVEPFIDLKDVKSIRKLLKDNPRDRLLFIMGINSGLRVQDLLELKVADVLGVKVGDRITVKEKKTGKENVLIINKEIMDAITGYVAAVAPEPEHYLFKSRKGKNYPLTTFAVTKAVKTWAAALNLKGNFGAHTLRKTWCYHQRKTFGVSWEVIAKRLNHSSPAITRRYLGIQEEEVEEILMNTI; translated from the coding sequence ATGAAGGTCGAACCATTCATAGACTTGAAGGACGTGAAGAGCATCAGGAAGTTGCTCAAGGACAATCCGCGAGATCGGTTGCTCTTCATCATGGGAATCAATTCAGGGTTGCGAGTTCAAGACCTACTTGAACTCAAAGTCGCAGACGTCCTTGGCGTGAAGGTCGGAGACCGGATCACCGTGAAGGAGAAGAAGACCGGCAAGGAGAATGTCCTGATAATCAACAAGGAGATCATGGACGCTATCACCGGCTACGTGGCCGCAGTGGCTCCAGAGCCTGAACACTACCTGTTCAAGTCCCGCAAAGGGAAGAACTACCCGCTCACGACCTTTGCGGTCACCAAGGCTGTGAAGACCTGGGCGGCGGCGCTGAACCTCAAGGGCAACTTCGGCGCGCATACCCTTCGGAAGACGTGGTGCTATCACCAGCGCAAGACCTTCGGGGTGTCGTGGGAGGTCATCGCGAAGCGGTTGAACCATTCCAGTCCGGCCATTACCCGGCGCTACCTCGGAATCCAAGAGGAAGAAGTAGAGGAAATTCTGATGAATACCATCTAG
- a CDS encoding helix-turn-helix domain-containing protein yields MVFSSFLTTAQAAAYLGYGLRAFRDLHKRYFIPTYGPRRNRFRREDLDLFMSSPVIFLDKPVTIRRARKFIS; encoded by the coding sequence ATGGTTTTTTCTTCGTTCCTGACGACGGCCCAGGCTGCCGCTTACCTCGGCTATGGCCTCCGCGCCTTTCGCGACCTCCACAAGAGGTATTTCATCCCGACCTATGGCCCTCGGCGTAACCGCTTTCGCCGGGAGGACCTGGACCTGTTCATGTCCAGCCCCGTGATTTTTCTGGACAAGCCGGTGACTATCCGGCGGGCCAGAAAGTTCATTTCTTAG
- a CDS encoding tyrosine-type recombinase/integrase produces the protein MKAELYDAEIKLAKKRGQSVSENKPRTGLYFDELGQLYVEQLRASGRSTGHIRNMVTLLNGIYVPGLPDKPVAEFSFEDVLSFAGRFEGKAQSTKNRYMDYLNAILNFGVSAKLIPANPMSGWKKPREAKRDVQLTVEDLGRIIAAAEPHLALALDVAFNTGVRTGESELLALKWSQVDFVQGEIKVYAPKTRTWRVIPLKPEFLERLKNMKAEAATAFVIEFKSRPVKSLRRSFKTACDKAGIDYPVRFYDVRHLYCTTLLNNGADLAAVSKLMGHSTIKMTADSYYHYSRIEQARAVGLLPNISRRS, from the coding sequence ATGAAGGCTGAGCTTTACGACGCCGAGATCAAACTCGCCAAGAAGCGCGGCCAGAGCGTTTCGGAGAACAAGCCCAGGACCGGTCTCTACTTCGACGAACTGGGGCAACTCTATGTAGAGCAGCTTCGTGCCTCCGGGCGGTCGACCGGGCACATTCGGAACATGGTCACGCTCCTGAACGGCATCTACGTTCCAGGCCTTCCGGATAAGCCCGTGGCCGAGTTCTCCTTCGAGGACGTCCTGTCCTTCGCGGGCCGCTTCGAAGGCAAGGCTCAGAGCACCAAGAACAGATATATGGACTACCTCAACGCCATTCTCAACTTCGGGGTGTCAGCCAAGTTGATCCCGGCGAACCCCATGTCTGGCTGGAAGAAGCCTCGGGAAGCGAAGCGGGATGTCCAGCTCACAGTTGAGGACCTTGGCCGGATCATCGCTGCCGCCGAACCCCATCTTGCCTTGGCTCTGGACGTGGCTTTCAACACCGGTGTCCGGACCGGCGAGAGCGAACTTCTGGCCCTGAAATGGAGCCAGGTCGACTTCGTCCAAGGGGAGATCAAGGTGTACGCACCCAAGACCAGGACCTGGAGGGTCATCCCTTTGAAGCCGGAGTTCCTGGAGCGGCTGAAGAACATGAAGGCCGAGGCCGCGACGGCCTTCGTGATCGAATTCAAGAGCCGTCCCGTGAAGTCCTTGCGGAGGTCCTTCAAGACCGCGTGTGACAAGGCCGGGATAGATTATCCCGTGCGATTCTATGATGTGCGTCACTTATACTGCACGACACTGTTGAACAACGGCGCGGATTTGGCTGCTGTTAGTAAACTTATGGGGCATTCCACGATCAAGATGACCGCCGATTCCTACTACCATTACAGCCGTATTGAGCAGGCTCGTGCAGTGGGCCTCCTCCCGAACATTTCCAGACGGTCCTAA
- a CDS encoding TetR/AcrR family transcriptional regulator, which produces MAEHTVENIIEAATALFARRGAEGVTVLDIAKRCNVASGTVIYHFKSKDNLLFMVSRNIFVRLHRDAQQAMLQTCTPLEAIHAFIDAFFSLADQNRDCVVFLARFDPFTRLDLGCFPNTDLLMLKEQYLGLFENCVKTGVAERSFNPVDPSTLRMLIWATLQGLCHKYCQISSLQDLSQELKRMITFRLTGSLGGAQFCPPSAGTL; this is translated from the coding sequence ATGGCAGAGCACACTGTCGAGAACATCATTGAAGCAGCTACCGCCCTTTTCGCTCGGCGTGGGGCCGAGGGCGTCACTGTGCTTGATATCGCCAAGCGGTGTAATGTTGCGTCCGGCACGGTGATCTATCACTTTAAGTCCAAGGACAACTTGCTGTTCATGGTCTCACGCAACATATTCGTGAGGCTACACCGTGACGCCCAGCAAGCAATGCTTCAAACGTGTACTCCCCTCGAAGCCATTCATGCATTCATTGATGCGTTCTTCTCTTTGGCGGATCAGAACCGTGACTGCGTCGTTTTCCTCGCGAGATTCGATCCGTTCACCCGGCTCGACCTCGGCTGTTTTCCCAATACAGACCTGCTCATGCTCAAGGAACAGTATCTTGGATTGTTTGAGAACTGCGTGAAGACGGGAGTCGCCGAGCGGAGTTTCAATCCTGTGGATCCAAGCACACTTCGAATGTTGATATGGGCGACATTACAAGGACTCTGCCATAAGTATTGCCAGATTTCTTCGCTCCAGGATCTCTCCCAGGAGTTGAAGCGCATGATCACGTTTAGACTGACGGGTTCACTGGGTGGTGCGCAGTTCTGCCCCCCGAGTGCAGGAACACTTTAA
- a CDS encoding HAMP domain-containing methyl-accepting chemotaxis protein, which yields MKNLKLGMKIGLGFGILILIAALLGGMAMVNMLSVGTQAERLAQEIAPEVAIANEVERSALHTMYAMRGYAYTGDESFYSQASKELADVEKALQQARDLYQKHPRLVKLKDNVEKATAAVAEYKKLAQQTHDLEKAIDENRKAMDSGAQAFMKNSYEYIESQNKALRDLLVQPNVESAKVKDRTDKIEWMNDIIDAGNAIRLANFRGQTLRDIKIIQDGMKNFETVAAREQAIRPITRQEANIRQLNEIRKSGDAYREAMQSFIKNYQAMEETGKKRGIAAEAVLKAAEETSQYGVKTTEELTAEASHSLSSSSTVMAIGLVAALIIGVVVAIFITKGITGPVIKGVTFAQRMSEGDMTLDLDVDQKDEIGVLAEALREMTRRLNEVMGEVVEGANNVASGSQQLSATSESLSQGASEQAASVEEVSSSMEEMASNIQQNADNSVQTESMAMKAAKDAEEGGRAVSQTVGAMKQIAEKISIIEEIARQTNLLALNAAIEAARAGEHGKGFAVVAAEVRKLAERSGHAAAEISSLSSESVAVAEKAGSMLTAIVPDIKKTAELVQEIAAGSREQNAGADQINKAIQQLDQVIQQNASASEEMASTSEELSSQAEQLLSTVSFFRLKGSHGRSRQMAPKALPQGGSFASAHSNARPALKKAGKTGKGIALNMGTGDHEDDFEKF from the coding sequence ATGAAAAACTTGAAGCTTGGAATGAAGATCGGCCTTGGCTTTGGTATTCTCATCCTAATTGCAGCACTGCTTGGTGGCATGGCCATGGTGAACATGCTCTCCGTAGGTACTCAAGCAGAACGCCTGGCCCAGGAGATCGCCCCCGAGGTGGCCATCGCCAACGAGGTGGAGCGAAGCGCCCTGCACACCATGTACGCCATGCGGGGCTACGCCTACACCGGCGACGAAAGTTTCTACTCGCAGGCGAGCAAGGAATTGGCCGACGTGGAAAAGGCCCTGCAGCAGGCGAGGGATCTGTACCAGAAGCATCCGAGGCTCGTGAAGCTCAAGGACAACGTGGAGAAGGCCACCGCCGCCGTGGCCGAGTACAAGAAATTGGCCCAACAGACCCATGACCTGGAAAAGGCCATCGACGAGAACCGGAAGGCCATGGATTCCGGCGCCCAGGCCTTCATGAAGAATTCCTACGAGTACATTGAATCGCAAAACAAGGCCCTGCGCGATCTGCTTGTCCAGCCCAACGTCGAGTCCGCCAAGGTCAAGGACCGCACGGACAAGATCGAATGGATGAACGACATCATCGACGCGGGCAACGCCATCCGGCTGGCCAACTTCAGAGGCCAAACCCTGCGCGATATCAAGATCATCCAGGACGGAATGAAGAACTTCGAGACCGTCGCCGCCAGGGAGCAGGCCATCCGGCCCATCACTCGCCAGGAAGCCAACATACGGCAGCTCAATGAAATCCGCAAATCTGGCGACGCCTACCGGGAAGCCATGCAGTCATTCATCAAGAACTACCAGGCGATGGAGGAGACGGGGAAGAAGCGCGGTATAGCGGCCGAAGCGGTGCTCAAGGCCGCCGAGGAGACCTCGCAGTACGGCGTGAAGACCACCGAAGAGCTGACCGCCGAGGCGTCCCACAGCCTGTCTTCCTCATCCACGGTCATGGCCATCGGCCTTGTGGCGGCGCTGATCATCGGCGTGGTCGTAGCCATCTTCATCACCAAGGGCATCACCGGCCCGGTGATCAAGGGCGTCACCTTCGCGCAGCGCATGTCCGAGGGCGACATGACCCTGGACCTGGACGTGGACCAGAAGGACGAGATCGGCGTGCTGGCCGAGGCCCTTCGCGAGATGACCCGCCGCCTGAACGAGGTGATGGGCGAGGTGGTGGAAGGCGCCAACAACGTTGCCTCCGGGTCGCAGCAGCTCTCAGCCACCTCTGAGTCGCTCTCCCAGGGCGCCAGCGAGCAGGCCGCCAGCGTGGAGGAAGTCTCGTCCTCCATGGAGGAAATGGCCTCCAACATCCAGCAAAACGCCGATAACTCCGTGCAGACCGAGTCCATGGCCATGAAGGCCGCCAAGGATGCCGAAGAGGGCGGGCGCGCCGTCTCCCAGACCGTGGGGGCCATGAAGCAGATCGCGGAGAAGATCTCCATCATCGAGGAGATCGCCCGTCAGACCAACCTGCTGGCGCTGAACGCGGCCATCGAGGCTGCTCGCGCGGGCGAACACGGCAAGGGCTTCGCGGTGGTCGCAGCTGAGGTGCGCAAGCTGGCCGAGCGCTCTGGTCACGCGGCTGCGGAAATCTCGTCCTTGTCTTCCGAGTCAGTGGCCGTGGCAGAAAAGGCGGGCAGCATGCTCACAGCCATCGTGCCTGACATCAAGAAGACCGCCGAGTTGGTGCAGGAGATCGCAGCTGGTTCGCGGGAGCAAAATGCAGGAGCCGACCAGATTAACAAGGCCATCCAGCAACTCGACCAAGTCATCCAGCAGAACGCTTCCGCCTCGGAGGAAATGGCCTCCACCTCGGAAGAGCTCTCTAGCCAGGCCGAGCAGTTACTCTCCACAGTGAGCTTCTTCAGGCTCAAGGGCTCTCACGGAAGATCGCGACAAATGGCTCCCAAGGCCCTGCCACAGGGTGGCTCCTTCGCTTCTGCTCACTCTAATGCCAGACCTGCCCTCAAGAAGGCAGGAAAGACCGGTAAGGGAATTGCCCTGAACATGGGGACTGGGGATCATGAAGACGATTTCGAGAAATTCTAG
- a CDS encoding chemotaxis protein CheW gives MSESTNQYLTFTLGDEVFALDIASVREVLEYTTITKVPRTPEAIRGVINLRGRAVPVVDVRLKFGMPETQRTVNTCIIIVEVSLGGEETVLGALADSVKEVMDIEPKDIEPAPRMGTSIRADFIQGIGKHGDDFIILLDIDKVFTEDELSVAEAVAEDSQGAA, from the coding sequence ATGAGCGAAAGCACAAACCAATACTTGACCTTCACGCTGGGCGATGAGGTGTTCGCCCTGGACATCGCCTCGGTCCGCGAGGTTCTGGAATACACCACCATAACCAAGGTTCCGCGCACCCCGGAGGCCATCCGGGGGGTCATAAACCTGCGAGGACGCGCCGTGCCCGTGGTGGACGTTCGCCTGAAGTTCGGTATGCCCGAAACCCAGCGCACGGTGAACACCTGCATCATCATCGTGGAAGTGAGCCTGGGCGGGGAAGAAACCGTGCTCGGAGCCCTGGCCGATTCGGTGAAGGAAGTCATGGACATCGAACCTAAGGACATCGAGCCCGCGCCCAGGATGGGGACCTCCATCCGCGCAGACTTCATTCAAGGGATCGGCAAACACGGGGATGACTTCATCATCCTTTTGGATATCGACAAGGTGTTCACTGAGGACGAGTTAAGCGTGGCCGAAGCAGTGGCAGAGGACTCCCAGGGCGCTGCCTGA
- a CDS encoding sensor histidine kinase has product MAVVLGNGWERRQHELEHAKQTTLRLAEYYAHLHEIEVDRIEGVLRTLAKNQVVLNMNSTLCSSLFRDYLGANPHYVNFALMDGHGDAVASALHFTKQNLSDRKEFQDALRDGSFSVGKYSIGKVSGVQVLPFAYPVTGGGGQVSGVLVATLRLQDMATAFELAHLPTDSYVGLVDARGRRLYRYPALDTAPVGSPVAQAVWDRIQSVDREQIFTAAGGDGVRRVYAVRRVALAGGKPYLNIVLTIPEGVILAQADEITRNYLWWLAASLLFSIGLAVLVGKYGILSRVNLLVKVARRLGAGELSARTGISTAKGSLGLLASAMDTMAQALECDRAELVHARAARDKEILRHSALMDLSGDGIVVIDTEHRIVEANRRFCEMLGRSLEEVIGLYIWEYESMMNEADIRSSFMFPEEVCAVFETCHRRKDGTMLPVEVNAVGKRIWGESLIICVVRDISERKKSEEARRQSLNMMQTIMDAIPADIYVMDPASYEILFMNKGMQRRFRSDLTGTVCWRALRGRSSPCPDCTLSKLLGEDAKPNSIWEEYDTVTGRSYVNCDTLITWTDNRRVMLQVATEVTELKEAELLIQRSLEEKTVLLMEIHHRVKNNLQIISSLISLQEMGVTHPVASRALKDCQGRILSMAQIHEQLYQSQDFTGINIESYARTLLTRVCSSVESEVPVDVVVDSDDIKLSLEQAIPLGLILNELATNAMKHAFKGRSHGQMIVSAKIDNGMVKVVVEDDGIGMRGGMASDAFGSLGLQIVSALSNQLGGSLSCKSNDGTRFMVDFPLKPCRALQVDKSMAMIAVESM; this is encoded by the coding sequence ATGGCGGTTGTGCTTGGCAACGGGTGGGAAAGGCGACAGCATGAACTGGAACACGCCAAGCAGACAACACTCCGGCTGGCAGAATATTACGCACATCTACACGAAATAGAAGTTGACAGGATCGAAGGCGTGTTGAGGACGCTTGCAAAAAATCAAGTTGTCCTCAATATGAACTCGACTCTCTGTAGCTCTCTTTTCAGGGACTATCTGGGTGCAAATCCGCATTACGTTAATTTCGCTCTAATGGATGGTCACGGCGACGCTGTGGCCTCAGCACTACATTTTACTAAGCAGAACCTGTCAGACCGCAAGGAATTTCAAGATGCCCTGAGGGACGGCTCATTTTCTGTAGGAAAATATTCCATCGGAAAGGTGAGCGGGGTGCAGGTCCTTCCCTTTGCTTACCCAGTCACAGGGGGCGGTGGTCAGGTGTCGGGGGTCCTTGTCGCTACGTTGCGATTGCAGGACATGGCGACGGCTTTCGAGCTGGCCCATCTCCCGACGGATTCTTATGTCGGTCTCGTGGATGCCCGTGGGCGCAGGCTCTATCGTTACCCAGCCCTCGATACCGCGCCTGTCGGCAGTCCGGTGGCTCAGGCAGTGTGGGACCGCATTCAGTCCGTGGATCGTGAACAGATTTTCACTGCGGCCGGGGGCGACGGAGTCAGGAGGGTTTATGCCGTCAGGCGGGTCGCCCTTGCCGGGGGAAAGCCCTACCTGAATATTGTCTTGACCATTCCCGAAGGCGTCATCTTGGCCCAGGCTGATGAGATTACCAGGAATTACCTGTGGTGGTTGGCCGCTTCACTCTTGTTCTCGATTGGCTTGGCGGTTCTGGTCGGGAAGTACGGCATCCTCTCCCGGGTCAATCTTTTGGTAAAGGTTGCCCGCAGGCTTGGGGCGGGTGAACTTTCTGCGCGCACGGGCATATCCACTGCTAAAGGATCATTGGGGCTCCTTGCCAGTGCAATGGACACTATGGCCCAGGCATTGGAGTGTGACCGTGCAGAGCTTGTGCACGCCAGGGCGGCAAGAGACAAGGAGATATTGCGGCATTCAGCCTTAATGGATCTAAGTGGTGACGGGATTGTGGTGATAGATACCGAACACCGCATCGTGGAGGCTAATAGGCGCTTCTGCGAAATGCTAGGCAGGAGCCTGGAAGAGGTCATAGGGCTGTACATCTGGGAATATGAGTCCATGATGAACGAGGCCGACATCAGAAGCAGTTTCATGTTTCCGGAGGAAGTATGCGCGGTTTTTGAGACGTGCCACCGCCGTAAGGACGGGACGATGCTGCCAGTTGAAGTGAACGCCGTGGGCAAGAGGATTTGGGGCGAATCCTTGATCATCTGCGTGGTCCGCGACATCAGTGAACGCAAGAAGAGCGAGGAGGCGCGTCGGCAATCCCTGAACATGATGCAGACCATTATGGATGCCATACCTGCAGACATATACGTCATGGACCCGGCATCATACGAGATCCTTTTCATGAACAAGGGGATGCAGCGGCGATTCCGGAGCGACCTGACCGGGACAGTCTGCTGGAGGGCGTTGCGAGGCAGAAGCTCACCTTGCCCAGACTGTACGCTCTCCAAACTTCTCGGCGAAGATGCCAAGCCGAACAGCATATGGGAAGAGTATGATACGGTAACCGGGCGAAGTTATGTGAACTGCGACACCTTGATAACCTGGACCGACAATCGGCGGGTCATGCTTCAGGTCGCCACGGAAGTGACCGAACTCAAAGAGGCTGAGCTTTTGATTCAGCGATCCCTGGAAGAGAAGACGGTCCTCCTGATGGAGATTCACCACAGGGTCAAGAATAATTTGCAGATCATATCCAGTCTCATCAGTCTCCAGGAGATGGGCGTCACTCACCCGGTCGCGTCGCGGGCCCTGAAGGATTGCCAGGGGCGAATCCTCTCCATGGCGCAAATTCATGAGCAGCTTTATCAATCGCAGGATTTTACGGGAATCAACATTGAGAGTTATGCCAGAACGCTGCTCACGAGGGTTTGCTCCTCTGTAGAAAGCGAGGTTCCGGTCGATGTCGTAGTGGATAGCGACGATATCAAGCTTTCCCTAGAACAAGCAATTCCGCTTGGTCTGATACTCAACGAACTCGCGACGAACGCAATGAAGCACGCCTTCAAAGGCAGATCGCATGGGCAAATGATCGTGAGTGCCAAGATCGATAATGGAATGGTCAAGGTGGTTGTGGAGGATGATGGGATCGGAATGCGGGGGGGAATGGCGTCCGACGCGTTTGGTTCCTTGGGGCTGCAAATCGTGTCTGCGCTTTCGAATCAACTTGGGGGCTCACTTTCATGTAAGTCCAACGACGGAACACGGTTTATGGTGGATTTTCCCTTGAAGCCGTGCCGAGCACTACAGGTTGACAAAAGCATGGCAATGATCGCTGTAGAATCCATGTAA
- a CDS encoding sensor histidine kinase, translated as MKTKCATHYAPGKRLSIQEVQSEFANLSEHLCSKYFDFFPLPLMVVNSHRQIVFSNQAFLNAFGVDTLSSFLAKRPGEAMGCVYSDKEEGGCGTSMNCRECGAVQAIMESILGKMQTEHDCQLLLKIGTDTAARDLRVFVSPWKAGRDTYYVVTLMDIEDEKRRRILERIFFHDILNSAGGASGLIDMLLDEVPQESKEVVGIVKASLFAMVEEIQKQKQLLSMERKEFTVSKMTLQGLEVVRAIAAEFLSHPKAIGKIIILDEKAVNVAVYADFALLRRVIVNMLMNALEATREGGCVTLGLKEEDEKAVFWVKNSTVMSESVKLQVFKRSFSTKGQDRGLGTYSIKLLTENYLGGEVGFSSDNSEGTTFWVKLEQSESIPARVSNAF; from the coding sequence ATGAAAACCAAATGCGCAACTCATTATGCCCCTGGCAAGCGGTTGTCGATCCAAGAAGTCCAAAGCGAGTTCGCTAATCTCTCTGAGCACCTTTGTTCAAAGTATTTTGACTTTTTCCCACTCCCCTTGATGGTCGTAAATTCACATCGCCAAATTGTCTTTAGCAATCAGGCGTTTTTAAATGCTTTCGGGGTTGATACCCTCAGCAGCTTTCTTGCCAAGCGCCCTGGGGAAGCCATGGGCTGTGTTTATTCCGACAAAGAGGAGGGTGGCTGCGGGACATCAATGAATTGCCGAGAGTGTGGAGCGGTTCAGGCTATCATGGAGAGCATCCTTGGGAAGATGCAAACGGAACATGACTGCCAGCTTCTTTTGAAAATTGGCACCGACACAGCTGCAAGGGATTTGCGCGTTTTCGTCTCGCCGTGGAAAGCAGGGAGAGACACATATTACGTTGTCACCCTCATGGATATTGAGGATGAGAAACGCAGACGAATTCTTGAGCGGATATTTTTTCATGACATCCTCAACTCAGCAGGTGGAGCAAGTGGACTTATCGATATGCTTCTCGACGAAGTGCCTCAGGAGTCCAAAGAAGTTGTCGGTATTGTCAAGGCGTCACTGTTTGCGATGGTAGAGGAAATTCAAAAACAAAAGCAACTTCTGTCTATGGAGCGCAAAGAGTTCACAGTATCAAAGATGACGTTGCAAGGGTTGGAGGTCGTTAGGGCAATTGCTGCGGAGTTTCTCTCGCACCCCAAGGCGATAGGGAAAATAATAATTTTAGATGAGAAGGCTGTTAATGTTGCTGTGTATGCTGACTTTGCCCTTCTGCGAAGAGTGATCGTTAACATGCTTATGAACGCGCTTGAGGCGACTCGGGAAGGGGGGTGTGTTACGTTGGGCTTAAAAGAGGAGGATGAGAAAGCTGTTTTCTGGGTCAAGAACAGCACGGTTATGTCCGAATCGGTCAAGCTCCAAGTGTTCAAGAGATCGTTCTCAACTAAGGGGCAGGATCGAGGATTAGGGACGTATTCAATCAAGCTGCTCACAGAGAACTATCTCGGTGGAGAAGTGGGTTTCTCTTCAGATAATTCCGAAGGTACGACCTTCTGGGTCAAACTGGAGCAGTCAGAATCGATACCGGCACGAGTCTCTAATGCATTCTAG